One genomic segment of Hevea brasiliensis isolate MT/VB/25A 57/8 chromosome 3, ASM3005281v1, whole genome shotgun sequence includes these proteins:
- the LOC131178356 gene encoding uncharacterized protein LOC131178356, with protein sequence MSCGENKQRKNAALPHPISLSPLAFSLPFSSCRPTSAPARYRQPSPVPEQLPGDGSSEQETTERERRREEKEERGRACDRGPTSRRRPGRLPRPFPVISSATDSQDDELPDETSGTSFGGRRKENRRGKVGRKLYGFLGFRSLFRRFDRWIGNPRPLMDSGRRDLRDRTGPALIGHRLKKAIIGRSRSLGAIGARIAHRCRDCIFSQIRLPDSPSQNVVNITVNPSIFRRS encoded by the exons ATGTCGTGTGGAGAAAAT aAACAAAGAAAAAACGCAGCACTCCCCCACCCCATTTCTCTCTCCCCTCTCGCTTTCTCCCTCCCATTTTCGTCCTGCCGGCCAACATCAGCACCGGCGAGGTACCGTCAGCCTTCCCCCGTGCCGGAACAACTACCAGGCGACGGCAGCAGCGAGCAAGAGACaacagaaagagagagaaggagagaggaaaAAGAGGAGAGAGGGAGAGCGTGCGACAGGGGCCCGACTTCGCGGCGTCGCCCCGGCAGACTCCCGCGGCCATTTCCGGTGATTTCAAGTGCCACGGACTCCCAAGATGATGAACTTCCAGATGAGACCAGTGGCACCTCGTTTGGTGGCCGGAGGAAAGAGAACCGGCGAGGGAAAGTTGGAAGAAAATTATATGGGTTTCTCGGTTTTCGGTCACTTTTTCGGCGATTCGACCGTTGGATCGGAAATCCGAGGCCACTGATGGACTCAGGACgacgagatcttcgagataggactggtcccgctctgatcggacaccgtttgaaaaaggcgataatcggacggtctagatcgcttg gtgcgatcggagcgaggatagctcaccggtgtcgggactgcattttcagccagatccggctgcccgacagcccgtctcagaacgtggtcaatattacagtcaatcctagcattttcagacgttcttaa
- the LOC110650647 gene encoding protein STRICTOSIDINE SYNTHASE-LIKE 2-like: MAITSNPIFFAATIVLLISAIIAINRTKFSNKPCYILSFSGDNIDKLNQQSELLHLGSSATGPESFAFGKHGQGPYASIADGRIIKWEEHRRQWIDFAVTSLHRDGCEGSYNHYQMEPICGRPLGLCVDESSGDLYIADAYMGLLMVGPEGGLATTIATLAEGIPLRFTNGLDIDQSSGAVYFTDSSSVYQRRDYIYVILSGDKSGRLMRYDPEDRQVKVLVENLSFPNGVTLSKDGNFILLAETTTCKILRYWIKTCKIGTLEVFAQLPGFPDNIKRSPRGGYWVGLNSKREKVLEWILSHTWIGNALIKLPFDLMKAYSILGEYRRSGMAIRLSENGDILEVFEDKYGFKSISEGMEKDGKLWIGSINLPFAGRYNL; the protein is encoded by the exons ATGGCGATCACCTCAAACCCAATATTTTTCGCAGCAACAATCGTACTCTTAATCTCCGCCATAATCGCCATTAATCGTACCAAGTTCTCCAATAAACCATGTTATATACTAAGTTTTTCTGGTGATAATATTGACAAGCTTAATCAGCAGTCGGAGCTTCTTCATCTAGGAAGTTCTGCAACTGGACCTGAAAGTTTTGCGTTCGGCAAGCATGGCCAGGGACCCTACGCCAGCATCGCCGATGGCCGCATCATCAAATGGGAGGAACATCGACGACAGTGGATTGATTTTGCTGTTACTTCTCTTCACAG AGATGGCTGCGAGGGATCATACAATCACTATCAGATGGAGCCTATTTGTGGGCGCCCATTAGGTTTGTGTGTCGATGAGTCAAGCGGTGATCTGTACATTGCTGATGCTTACATGGGGCTATTAATGGTGGGCCCTGAAGGTGGGTTGGCCACAACAATTGCGACACTTGCTGAAGGTATACCTTTGAGGTTCACCAATGGCCTCGACATTGACCAATCAAGTGGAGCCGTATATTTTACCGATAGCAGTTCAGTGTACCAGAGGAG GGATTACATATATGTGATATTGAGTGGTGATAAATCAGGAAGGCTAATGAGATATGACCCAGAAGACAGACAAGTGAAAGTACTTGTTGAGAACCTTTCATTTCCAAATGGAGTGACATTAAGCAAAGATGGAAACTTCATTTTACTTGCAGAGACCACCACATGCAAAATCCTAAGATATTGGATAAAAACATGCAAAATTGGAACTCTTGAAGTCTTTGCACAACTGCCAGGGTTCCCAGACAACATAAAGAGGAGTCCTAGAGGAGGATATTGGGTTGGTTTGAATTCAAAAAGAGAAAAGGTTTTGGAATGGATCCTTTCACATACATGGATAGGCAATGCTTTGATTAAGCTTCCTTTTGATTTGATGAAAGCTTATTCAATTTTGGGTGAGTATAGACGGAGTGGCATGGCTATTAGGTTGAGTGAAAATGGTGAcatattagaagtgtttgaagATAAATATGGATTCAAGTCCATAAGTGAAGGAATGGAAAAAGATGGCAAATTATGGATAGGCTCTATCAATTTGCCTTTTGCTGGCAGATATAACTTATGA